ACAATATGGATACAAATTCAATATGTCAGAAACACAGGGAATATTATGAGGATAATGAAAGCAGAGAAGTGGATATTTATAGTAGGGTTAATATATTTTAAGTATACATGATTTAGtcttataaaattatattttatgttAGGGACATTATTAAATCCCTTTGAACACTAACAGGCTAAAAAAACATTAAAAAAAGTGCAATCCTGCCTGCAGCCAGCCGGTGCTTTTCAAGTCATTTTGAACCCTAACAGCTTTGGGAAAATGATAATAAGACTTTTTATAAACCTTCAGTAAGATACTACTTCACCATTCAGATGTATGATGACAGCCGCGCAAGGTATACCACCCTGTACTGAGCTCACAGGATAAAACATCTCACAGAAACTTGCTCTGAATTTTCCTTTATAGTTTTGCTTAATTACTTTGAAATTATTCTGATCTAAAATCAGCTGCAGTAATGTAAAACTGATTTGTAATGCATATCATATTCATGAAATTTTTATCTCAAAAGATTATTTCCATCTACTAAGACAAGAATGAAACTCTAATATATTTCAGTACATCAGAATACCTTGATCTCCCAAGAAGAAAACGTCCTGTAGTTGATTCCTTCTGTGTGTTGAATCCTCCACAATATACAACAGGAAGGCTAGGAGGTAATGATGCAATATGCTGCCATGTGAGCAAAGCACTTCGCCTGCGAGCACGTGGACTAAGCTCATCCATGTTTGTATTCACAACTTGAAACGAAAAGCCGGGTGATTCAACTCCTTTTAGTTGAAACGTGTACGTCAGTTGTCAAAGAAACATTATAAAATCTCTTCCATTCACGTGAAATTTGGTGCAAAAAGACTTCAAAAAAACTACTTAGGACAAAAAACTATCTGGCATGCATAGTAAAGTTCAAAAGGATATCGCCCAGGTTGCAACGCATGGAACTTCACATCCCCATGACATGCTTCCAGGTACTGACGGTGACTCCGACAACCAGAAAGTTCCACCTTCTAAAAACTCCACCTTCATTTAGTAACATCATACGTAGACAGTAACTAACTCGCAAGATTCCACATAATGAAGTTCTGTTTTAAGTCATGCCTGGAAGGAATTAAAGTTTTACCTTTTCATTGTCATAAAATATGGTGCAGTGCTCATCTGAGGTGTCTTCAGTTCCTTTCCTTGAAATTCCGAATTGATCGTAACCTCAAGAAGCAAAGCAGATCTACGATTACTCAATAATTCAGCTTAGGAAAAGAGGAACTCTTCAAGAATGTGGTTCAGTAAGAGTTTCACTCATGAACCAACCTTTCACCACATTAAACATAATTATTGACGTTTTTATCTAATCTATAAGCAGGTGGCAACTATAAACTTCCACGATTTTTTTGGCAGgaccaaccttttctttaagGAAATCTCTACACTATCATCCCCAAATAGCTACTTATATTCAATAAGTAATTTAATTACTAGCTATTCTGATATTGCACCAACATCAATCTCAAACAGAATCTCCCATTTCACTCTTGCTACAAAAGAACAGGGAGTTCAATAGTCGTTTAAAGCTTCTAAACAAAAGAAAAGTAAACGACATCCACTAAATTTATTTCTTGTTAAAGTTAAAATGTTGATTAGTCGATCACCACAAATTCAAATCTACAAACTCCATTTTCAATATACATTTCAACCCAAAACACCAAAAAGCATATATACCTGGCAAACATTGTTGAAGATACTCCAATTGCGATTTCACCCCTAAAAATGAACAAAACACAACAAAAATCAATAAAGACTATATATAACACAGAGCTAAATAAAAAACACAAGATTTACAACATAAAAAACAGCATTTTCAATAGAATATTCAAAAAGATGACAAAAATCGAAACAAAAACACAAATAAAAGCTGACCCAGATAAGCAAATTCAACATAAAGACCATAAAGAGAAGAAAGATTAAACCTTGTTGAGTACATATAATCATTGGAGAATAGCTTGTAATAACACTTATACACAAATCTCTCCTCTTTGTCCAAGAATTTTGACTGTCTTCTGGTTGATCTTCAAGTAGATTAAAGGTCATTACAGTAAGAGATAAATTCATTTTTTATTCAATAAATATAAGTATATGTGTGTATGAGTTTGTATAATTAAGCTACATAATCATATTCATAGATGAAGAATGGCAATTAAGTAAATAAACAAAACAACAAAAGTAGCTATTGCAGAAGCAGTAGTAGTACACATGATTGAGCCAACATAGTACAGATAAAATACAAGTCAAGGTTTCTAGTGATTCTCTTTTTGAAATTTTTGGGTACAAGAACAAGCACAAAACACAAAACAAATGTACAAGTGTGTGTGTGTCTGTATGTGTGAGAGAGACTATGTTGTCTGAAAATGAGAGAGAATCTGGTGTTTCTTGGACATTAAAACAAGGCCCAGCCCAAACGTGAAACCAGTCCAACTCAAAGCTGCGTGGATTGGGTCATCAAATAGATAAATCATtgtttttatttaataattcatgCAAGAAAGGATCTATTTGATCACGAAAATCACTGTTCTAAAAATccccgattttttaaaaaatcccCGATTAATCACCGATTaatctttaaaaaatatttggccgatctattttttgaaatctgattaatatttataaattatttttgaattatatatttcataataaataaggtaaatatattaaatattattaaaatatttaaatatatctgATTAATCcctccgattaatccccgatttgcCGATTAATCCCTAATCGGTACCCAAACCGATTAGTACCGATTACCGATTTTTA
The sequence above is drawn from the Apium graveolens cultivar Ventura chromosome 2, ASM990537v1, whole genome shotgun sequence genome and encodes:
- the LOC141706895 gene encoding uncharacterized protein LOC141706895, translated to MNLSLTVMTFNLLEDQPEDSQNSWTKRRDLCISVITSYSPMIICTQQGVKSQLEYLQQCLPGYDQFGISRKGTEDTSDEHCTIFYDNEKVEFLEGGTFWLSESPSVPGSMSWGCEVPCVATWATFQLKGVESPGFSFQVVNTNMDELSPRARRRSALLTWQHIASLPPSLPVVYCGGFNTQKESTTGRFLLGRSREHGVVGDMKDAWSNARVRKNVSLIRTYHGFKGDKQGALEFLKLVFRAFCLCWDRQTQDLHVDWILFRGRALIPVSSEVVSDNIDGFYPSSHYPVYAEFMLPRNVRLLEVPAQNGN